One Fuerstiella marisgermanici DNA window includes the following coding sequences:
- the nth gene encoding endonuclease III — translation MTPKKTARKASSVAPDLLKERKQRARAVIRELKKLFPEAECALHHESAFQLLVATILSAQCTDERVNMATPELFRRYPDAKALKNSTQAAVEKIVNPLGFFRNKATNIRAMAAMLVDEFGGEIPQDIDQLVKLPGVGRKTASVVLGTWYGIPSGVVVDTHVRRISNLLGLTESQNPEIIERDLMAILPKKEWIEFSHRIIYHGRQTCIARRPKCESCGLLKHCPRVGLPPL, via the coding sequence ATGACTCCGAAAAAGACGGCCCGCAAAGCTTCCTCTGTCGCCCCCGACTTGTTGAAAGAACGGAAGCAGCGGGCGCGGGCCGTCATTCGCGAGCTGAAGAAGTTGTTTCCTGAGGCCGAATGTGCGCTGCACCATGAATCGGCGTTTCAGTTGCTGGTGGCAACGATCCTGTCGGCTCAATGCACGGACGAACGGGTCAACATGGCCACGCCGGAATTGTTTCGCCGGTATCCGGATGCAAAGGCATTGAAAAATTCGACTCAGGCGGCGGTCGAAAAGATCGTGAATCCGCTGGGCTTCTTTCGCAACAAAGCGACCAACATTCGAGCCATGGCGGCCATGCTGGTAGACGAATTCGGCGGCGAAATCCCTCAGGATATCGACCAGCTGGTGAAGCTTCCCGGTGTCGGTCGCAAGACGGCCAGCGTCGTGCTGGGAACGTGGTACGGCATCCCGTCCGGCGTTGTGGTAGACACGCACGTGCGTCGAATATCCAATCTGCTGGGCCTGACGGAATCGCAAAACCCGGAGATCATCGAACGGGATCTGATGGCGATCCTGCCAAAGAAAGAGTGGATCGAATTTTCTCACCGCATCATCTACCACGGCCGGCAAACCTGCATCGCCCGACGACCAAAGTGCGAATCCTGCGGGCTACTGAAGCACTGCCCTCGCGTCGGACTGCCACCTCTTTGA
- a CDS encoding sensor histidine kinase, with product MSEADQSDDSTIRSTDSVSSNASQSAKVCYGLRRSASKAIQQLATVKPKSLPSVVPALLADVGRRMGAEDVHLFRIRLDGSGTGFAGLRYRSREDPDADRQVLVKKFQFQLFSSEIQRCLRRDEIAVLGDRSTSGGRVLAALLRRLKCDRYILCPLHIDGVLRGALGIACPRPNDSCDGREFFELLRLNGVILLSQILRVRRQRKRSLKLRNWRRIANQACDFAFRVDEGGFISGTTPFGMGNDTPPLNGLRLVDVVARNFQPQLAQQISTAGSSGQVRTCDLKLSLGSAGPQWYHARIEPCVRTSDGVATLYLTDNSPDKILEEEVRELRDQLLKASHLSLLGQMSTEFAHQLNQPLQVMLNHCNTAQRRIRKQTDKTAQTLRSLDSIEDSIMHAADTINRVRDFVKFRSLKTEPVPLDELIAQALAMVTPTARGRDADLLPPATPSSLTVMVDRTQTLHVLVNLMINALEACDECPDRRTQIRLSWRDESNRNRAVVGVSDNGPGLPVGDPDVVFRKFYTGKDEGLGMGLSISRSVCESQNGSLVAENHVGKPGCTFHVAMVIHGNSENETIELTTLPPSPLPVD from the coding sequence ATGTCCGAGGCCGATCAATCAGACGATTCCACTATCCGCAGCACCGATTCCGTTTCGTCAAACGCCAGTCAATCGGCAAAGGTGTGTTACGGGCTGCGACGTTCGGCCTCAAAAGCGATTCAGCAACTGGCGACGGTGAAACCGAAAAGCCTTCCGTCCGTTGTCCCCGCGTTGCTGGCTGATGTTGGTCGGCGGATGGGCGCGGAGGACGTGCATCTGTTTCGCATTCGGCTGGATGGTTCAGGCACAGGGTTTGCCGGCCTTCGCTATCGATCTCGCGAAGATCCCGACGCCGACCGCCAGGTCCTGGTAAAGAAGTTTCAGTTTCAACTGTTTTCTTCAGAGATCCAGCGCTGTCTTAGACGCGATGAAATCGCCGTGCTGGGCGATCGTTCAACAAGCGGCGGTCGAGTTCTGGCAGCGTTGCTTCGTCGCCTGAAATGCGACCGATACATTTTATGCCCGCTGCACATCGATGGCGTTCTGCGAGGCGCTTTAGGGATCGCCTGTCCCCGTCCGAACGACAGCTGCGATGGCCGGGAATTCTTCGAACTTTTGCGACTGAATGGTGTGATTCTGCTTAGTCAGATTCTTCGCGTGCGGCGTCAACGAAAGCGAAGTTTGAAACTGCGAAACTGGCGGCGAATCGCAAATCAGGCGTGCGACTTTGCGTTTCGTGTCGACGAAGGCGGATTTATTTCGGGAACAACGCCGTTCGGTATGGGCAACGACACGCCACCCTTGAATGGCCTTCGCCTGGTGGACGTCGTGGCCAGAAATTTTCAGCCACAGCTCGCTCAGCAAATTTCGACGGCGGGCTCGTCCGGTCAGGTGAGAACCTGTGACCTTAAGCTTTCCCTGGGCAGCGCCGGACCTCAGTGGTACCACGCGCGTATCGAACCGTGTGTTAGAACGTCGGACGGTGTTGCCACGCTGTACCTGACGGACAACAGTCCGGATAAGATTTTGGAAGAAGAGGTTCGCGAACTTCGCGACCAGCTGCTGAAAGCCAGCCATCTAAGCCTTCTGGGCCAGATGAGTACCGAGTTTGCTCATCAATTGAATCAACCGCTGCAGGTCATGCTTAACCACTGCAATACCGCTCAGCGCCGGATCCGAAAACAGACAGACAAAACGGCTCAGACGCTCAGGTCACTGGATTCGATTGAAGATTCCATCATGCACGCAGCGGACACCATTAATCGGGTGCGAGACTTTGTGAAATTCCGTTCACTGAAGACGGAACCAGTGCCTCTGGATGAACTGATCGCTCAGGCCCTCGCGATGGTCACGCCAACTGCTCGAGGACGCGACGCCGACCTGCTGCCGCCCGCGACACCGTCGAGTCTGACGGTCATGGTCGACCGAACGCAGACGCTTCATGTGCTGGTCAACCTGATGATCAACGCACTGGAAGCCTGCGACGAATGTCCTGATCGGCGAACTCAGATTAGGCTGTCCTGGCGCGATGAAAGTAATCGGAATCGAGCCGTCGTGGGGGTTTCTGATAACGGACCGGGCTTGCCCGTGGGCGACCCGGATGTTGTGTTTCGGAAGTTCTACACCGGCAAAGACGAAGGTCTGGGTATGGGGCTTTCGATCAGCCGTTCTGTGTGCGAATCTCAGAATGGCAGCCTGGTCGCTGAAAATCACGTCGGCAAACCCGGCTGTACATTCCACGTGGCCATGGTGATACACGGGAACAGCGAGAACGAAACTATTGAACTGACAACACTTCCACCTTCGCCATTACCCGTTGACTAG
- a CDS encoding nitrilase family protein — translation MRDIRIAAAQFEHRNADKDFNLTRVADLAKQAVDEGAEIVSFHECCIDGYTFVQQFSKQDLMDLAESVPSGPSVQRLMQISGDLKVPLLAGLFERDGDQVFNTYVCVDRNQLVAKFSKLHAFVNPHLSSGSEFCVFELRGCQCGVLICYDNNLPENVRITALKGAEIIFMPHVTGCLPSVMPGRGLVSPELWHNRDRDPAALRKEFYGPKGREWLMRWLPTRLYENGVYGVFTNPIGMDDNEVRNGNSMIIDPYGEIVSECYRLDDDVTVALCTNEKLQQSSGQRYLRARRPDLYADLIAESTQPPVTEPGWKLRYKSS, via the coding sequence ATGCGTGACATCAGAATTGCGGCGGCTCAGTTTGAACACCGCAACGCCGACAAAGATTTCAATCTGACCCGCGTCGCCGATCTGGCAAAGCAGGCGGTCGACGAAGGCGCAGAGATCGTCAGTTTTCACGAATGCTGCATCGACGGCTACACCTTTGTTCAGCAGTTCTCAAAGCAGGACCTGATGGACTTGGCGGAAAGTGTGCCGTCCGGCCCCAGTGTGCAACGCCTGATGCAAATCAGCGGCGACCTGAAGGTACCGCTTTTAGCCGGTTTGTTCGAACGCGATGGCGATCAGGTTTTCAATACCTATGTCTGTGTTGATAGAAACCAGCTTGTCGCAAAGTTCAGCAAGCTACATGCGTTTGTGAATCCGCATCTGTCCAGCGGTTCAGAATTTTGCGTGTTCGAACTGCGTGGCTGTCAGTGTGGAGTTTTGATTTGTTATGACAACAACCTTCCGGAGAATGTCCGCATCACGGCTCTGAAGGGGGCCGAAATCATCTTCATGCCGCATGTCACGGGATGCCTGCCTTCAGTGATGCCGGGGCGAGGGTTGGTGTCGCCGGAATTGTGGCACAATCGTGATCGCGACCCGGCCGCACTTCGGAAGGAATTTTACGGGCCGAAGGGACGCGAATGGCTCATGCGCTGGCTGCCGACTCGACTGTACGAAAACGGAGTCTACGGCGTGTTTACCAATCCCATCGGGATGGACGACAACGAGGTGCGCAACGGGAATTCGATGATTATCGACCCGTACGGCGAAATCGTGAGCGAATGCTATCGCCTGGATGACGACGTTACGGTTGCTTTGTGCACAAACGAAAAATTGCAGCAATCAAGCGGCCAGCGATATCTTCGAGCTCGCCGCCCGGATTTGTACGCTGACCTGATCGCTGAGTCGACTCAACCACCGGTGACAGAACCCGGCTGGAAGCTGCGCTACAAATCGTCATAA
- a CDS encoding PVC-type heme-binding CxxCH protein yields the protein MLFPHHKAAVMVGVLLISCSAAVADEAVSRKVTREDMPRIPSTEPADALATFKLAKGFKLEMVAHEPLVSDPVDACFDEFGRMFVAEMHGYPFSQEPNRLNPKGGGKKDAGIIRMLEDTDNDGVMDKSVVFADNFSWPTSVCCYNGGIFVLAPQYLYYFKDTDGDGKADVREVVLDGFGRGNVQAVTNGLQWSLDNHVYFAVASNPADLKLRGEPLFSVRGSDLRFDPKTEKFEQVTGGVQFGHTRDNWDTRFVCSNSNHMQQIIYPRGYLSRNPYYAASGMIRSVAEDGASAPVFRRSPPEPWRIIRQKWRAADKGYKLVVKDDGAWEFLPLDPSKKAGAVPTEYPVGFFTSATGITIYRGNAYPEEFQGDAYVGDVGGNLVHRKKVNSEKVTYSAVRADQGEEIVASSDNWFRPVNFVNAPDGCLYILDMYRETIEHPHSIPEEIKQFLDLTSGHDRGRIYRLVSPNVKRITPKKLGNMNTTELVKELASDNAWNRDTAQRLLWERQDKTSVAPTRELLTTSKKPLGRLHALCTLDGLDALTAEDIKIGLKDSNPRVKAHAVRLSEPFLRKSDDAVKWLAPLVDDPSEHVRFQLAFSLGESSADAAVDLLAKLAKDSNNGANVLTAVYSSVGNSADKLMTRLTSDPAALKQRHVAAVVSQLGLIIGANPDVGPSLSLLQTATAKSQSLAASQKIVTALGEGLSRRGGTIATVLKDSKATDDLRSDVADLFSGAADVATNEDAPAVDRLSAVNLLAYADLDVATDSLPELLSSQTPQSLQLAAVRALSNHDADGVADSMLSEWRSFSPKVRAAVVESLTGTNRGTTTLLAAVEDGAVKRGDIERAIKQQLMSHRDKKIAAHSKTLFGSEVETNRSKVVADFQDLLQLEGNAERGVEVFKKICAQCHKVGDMGHQVAPDLASVKNKSEADLLIAILDPNREAQPTFNTYTVVTNQGRTYNGIIASESSNSITLRKAEANEDVILRSNIEDLVSTGISLMPEGLEKDLSKQQIADVIAFVKSVGSENAKTNGKN from the coding sequence ATGCTGTTCCCTCACCACAAAGCCGCCGTGATGGTCGGCGTGTTGCTGATTTCCTGTTCCGCCGCCGTTGCTGACGAAGCTGTCAGCCGCAAAGTCACCAGAGAAGACATGCCGCGTATTCCGTCTACGGAACCGGCAGACGCCCTGGCAACGTTCAAACTGGCGAAGGGCTTCAAACTGGAAATGGTGGCTCACGAACCGTTGGTGTCTGACCCGGTTGACGCCTGCTTTGACGAATTCGGCCGCATGTTTGTTGCCGAAATGCACGGCTATCCGTTTTCTCAGGAACCGAATCGCCTGAATCCGAAAGGTGGCGGTAAAAAAGATGCTGGCATCATTCGCATGCTGGAAGACACCGACAACGACGGTGTGATGGACAAGAGTGTCGTGTTTGCTGACAACTTCAGCTGGCCGACATCGGTATGCTGCTACAACGGCGGAATCTTCGTGCTGGCTCCACAGTACCTGTATTACTTCAAAGACACGGACGGCGACGGCAAAGCCGACGTTCGCGAGGTTGTATTGGACGGGTTTGGCCGAGGCAACGTGCAGGCTGTGACGAATGGCTTGCAGTGGAGTCTGGACAATCATGTGTATTTCGCTGTTGCCAGCAACCCGGCGGACTTGAAGCTGCGAGGTGAGCCACTGTTTTCAGTTCGAGGCAGCGACCTTCGCTTCGACCCGAAAACCGAAAAGTTCGAACAGGTCACCGGCGGCGTTCAGTTTGGACACACGCGTGACAACTGGGACACTCGATTTGTCTGCAGCAACAGCAACCACATGCAGCAGATCATTTATCCGCGTGGCTACTTGTCGCGCAATCCGTACTACGCGGCGTCGGGCATGATCCGCAGCGTGGCTGAGGATGGTGCGAGTGCTCCCGTGTTTCGACGCAGCCCGCCGGAGCCGTGGCGAATCATTCGTCAGAAATGGCGAGCGGCCGATAAGGGCTACAAGTTGGTTGTGAAAGACGACGGCGCGTGGGAATTTTTGCCACTCGATCCGTCAAAGAAAGCCGGCGCGGTACCGACCGAATACCCCGTTGGATTCTTCACATCAGCCACGGGAATCACCATCTATCGAGGCAACGCGTACCCGGAAGAATTCCAGGGCGATGCCTATGTTGGCGACGTGGGCGGAAACCTGGTCCATCGCAAGAAGGTAAATTCCGAAAAAGTCACTTATAGCGCTGTGCGAGCTGACCAGGGCGAAGAAATTGTTGCTTCGTCGGACAACTGGTTCCGTCCGGTCAACTTTGTGAATGCTCCCGACGGTTGTCTCTACATTCTGGACATGTACCGCGAAACGATTGAGCACCCGCATTCAATTCCGGAAGAGATCAAGCAGTTTCTGGACCTCACCAGCGGACACGATCGAGGTCGCATTTATCGCCTCGTCAGTCCCAACGTAAAACGCATCACGCCGAAGAAACTCGGCAACATGAATACCACAGAACTCGTCAAGGAACTCGCTTCAGACAACGCATGGAACCGCGACACGGCTCAACGACTGCTGTGGGAGCGGCAGGACAAAACGTCCGTCGCGCCGACGCGAGAACTGCTAACAACTTCGAAGAAACCGCTCGGTCGACTGCACGCATTGTGCACGCTGGACGGACTGGATGCTTTGACGGCCGAAGACATTAAGATCGGGCTCAAGGACAGCAACCCACGCGTGAAAGCTCATGCGGTTCGTCTGTCAGAACCGTTCCTCCGAAAGTCAGACGACGCAGTGAAGTGGCTCGCGCCGCTGGTCGACGATCCTAGTGAGCACGTACGATTTCAGCTGGCTTTTAGTTTGGGAGAATCGTCCGCCGATGCCGCCGTCGATCTTCTGGCAAAGCTGGCCAAAGACAGCAACAACGGCGCGAATGTGCTGACGGCCGTTTATTCGTCTGTTGGCAATTCGGCCGACAAACTAATGACGCGACTGACGTCCGACCCGGCCGCTCTGAAGCAACGCCACGTCGCCGCCGTCGTTTCTCAGTTGGGCTTAATTATCGGAGCAAACCCGGATGTTGGGCCGAGTCTAAGCCTGCTGCAAACGGCGACCGCAAAATCGCAATCGCTGGCTGCCAGCCAAAAGATCGTCACAGCTTTGGGAGAAGGCTTGTCGCGCCGCGGCGGTACAATCGCAACCGTGCTTAAGGATTCGAAAGCCACAGACGACTTGCGGTCAGACGTTGCCGACCTCTTCTCCGGCGCGGCCGATGTTGCAACAAATGAAGACGCTCCGGCGGTAGACCGATTATCCGCCGTTAACCTGCTCGCCTATGCAGACCTGGACGTCGCCACAGATAGCCTTCCGGAATTGCTCTCGTCTCAAACGCCACAGTCGTTACAGCTGGCAGCCGTGCGAGCTCTCAGCAATCACGACGCCGATGGCGTTGCGGATTCGATGCTATCGGAATGGCGTAGCTTCAGTCCCAAAGTTCGAGCGGCCGTGGTGGAATCACTGACCGGCACTAATCGAGGAACGACCACTTTACTGGCGGCAGTGGAAGACGGAGCCGTCAAGCGGGGCGATATTGAACGAGCGATCAAGCAGCAGCTGATGAGTCACCGCGATAAGAAGATTGCAGCTCACAGCAAGACCTTGTTTGGCAGCGAAGTTGAAACCAACCGTTCGAAGGTCGTTGCTGACTTTCAGGACCTGTTGCAACTGGAAGGCAATGCCGAACGCGGCGTCGAAGTCTTCAAGAAGATCTGTGCTCAGTGCCACAAGGTTGGAGACATGGGGCACCAGGTGGCTCCTGATCTGGCGTCCGTCAAAAACAAATCGGAAGCGGATCTCCTGATCGCAATTCTGGACCCGAATCGCGAAGCTCAACCGACGTTCAACACGTACACCGTGGTGACCAATCAGGGACGCACCTACAACGGGATCATCGCGTCCGAATCGTCAAACAGCATCACGTTGCGAAAGGCGGAAGCCAATGAAGACGTCATTCTGCGCAGCAACATTGAGGATCTGGTGTCGACCGGAATTTCTTTAATGCCGGAAGGGCTGGAAAAGGATCTTTCCAAACAACAGATCGCCGACGTCATCGCGTTCGTGAAATCGGTTGGCAGCGAAAACGCCAAAACAAACGGCAAGAACTGA
- a CDS encoding VWA domain-containing protein, giving the protein MNFYWTSTTLLFSIVVLAVAGVCCFVSWRRSGYGTSMGLLECLRMLLIAIALITLNQPEMTQEIRPEERPTLVVLHDTSDSMQTRDVVAADGSAKKAATRVEATEPAVDPDTWAPVQKNMEVVFQPFSSKLTNAAKGTDLNQALQHAADSHVNLRGIVLLSDGDWNTGKAPNSAATDLRMRGVPVFAVGIGSEERLPDVELISSDAPTFGITGKLLRIPFRVVSWLPGDRNVTVSLTGTRGETVEKTVRVPGMGQLQDTIDWKPTKTGEYDLTLNIPVDDAEAIVDNNELSFPITIRNEALKVLVVESFPRWEYRYLRNALERDPGVEVNCLLYHPDVDSVGGGRGYLEEFPDAKQLFDYDVVFLGDVGVDADQLSLENCTHLRQLVRSHAGGLVFLPGFRGKHSSLLTTELEELYPVVPDQANPRGFGSPRPARFALTESGRRSLLTRLETNDDENENVWNSLPGFQWYAATSRAKIGTEVLAIHSNESTNFGRVPLIATRTAGTGKVLFMGTDGAWRWRKGVEDLYHYRFWGQVVRWMAYQRNMSQGESMRLFYSPDRPEAGNVLTLNANVMTSAGEPLREGTVVVQAVAPSGQTDSIRLAPASDDSWGLFTGTFVPKEGGTYQFITTCSETSSELETAISVKGLEKEQIGQPARIDVLKEVAEVTRGELTSIDKMQELVEQIAALPEPEPIIRRFRIWSHPLWGAAIILLLGIFWTGRKFAGLA; this is encoded by the coding sequence ATGAACTTCTACTGGACATCCACAACTCTGCTGTTTTCAATCGTCGTGCTGGCGGTTGCGGGGGTGTGTTGTTTCGTGAGTTGGCGACGCAGCGGCTACGGGACGTCGATGGGGCTGCTGGAATGTCTCCGTATGCTGCTGATCGCGATCGCGTTGATCACGCTCAATCAGCCGGAGATGACTCAGGAAATCCGTCCGGAAGAACGGCCCACGCTGGTGGTGTTGCATGATACATCGGACAGCATGCAGACTCGCGACGTCGTGGCAGCGGACGGATCCGCTAAGAAAGCGGCGACTCGGGTTGAAGCCACTGAACCGGCCGTCGACCCGGATACCTGGGCGCCGGTGCAGAAGAATATGGAAGTTGTCTTCCAGCCATTTTCGTCGAAACTTACCAACGCTGCCAAAGGGACTGACCTGAACCAGGCGCTGCAGCACGCGGCAGACAGTCATGTCAACCTGCGTGGCATCGTCCTGCTGTCCGACGGCGACTGGAACACGGGGAAGGCACCGAATTCTGCCGCCACCGATCTTCGCATGCGAGGCGTGCCCGTTTTCGCAGTTGGCATTGGCAGCGAAGAGCGACTTCCGGATGTTGAGCTGATTAGTTCAGACGCACCGACCTTCGGTATCACTGGCAAGCTGCTGCGGATTCCGTTTCGCGTCGTCAGTTGGCTGCCCGGCGATCGCAATGTGACCGTTTCGTTGACGGGGACTCGCGGTGAAACCGTGGAGAAAACTGTTCGAGTTCCCGGTATGGGCCAGCTACAGGACACCATCGACTGGAAGCCCACAAAGACGGGCGAATACGACCTCACGCTGAACATCCCTGTCGACGATGCGGAAGCGATTGTCGACAACAACGAATTGTCGTTTCCGATCACCATTCGCAATGAAGCGTTGAAGGTGCTGGTTGTGGAATCGTTCCCTCGTTGGGAATACCGCTACCTGCGAAACGCACTCGAACGTGACCCCGGCGTAGAAGTTAATTGCCTGCTGTATCACCCGGACGTCGACAGCGTTGGCGGCGGTCGCGGTTACCTGGAAGAGTTTCCCGACGCAAAACAATTGTTCGACTACGACGTCGTATTTCTTGGCGACGTCGGCGTCGATGCGGACCAGCTTAGCCTTGAAAACTGCACTCACTTGCGCCAGCTTGTTCGCAGCCACGCGGGCGGCCTGGTGTTTTTGCCCGGTTTTCGAGGCAAGCACAGCAGTTTGCTGACGACCGAACTGGAAGAGCTGTACCCCGTCGTGCCCGACCAGGCCAACCCACGCGGTTTCGGGTCACCTCGCCCGGCGCGATTTGCGCTGACGGAATCCGGGCGTCGCAGCCTGCTGACTCGTTTGGAAACCAACGACGACGAAAACGAAAACGTGTGGAATTCGCTGCCGGGCTTCCAGTGGTACGCGGCCACGTCGCGAGCCAAAATCGGAACGGAAGTGCTTGCGATTCACAGCAACGAATCCACCAACTTTGGTCGAGTCCCCCTCATTGCAACTCGCACGGCCGGCACCGGCAAGGTCCTGTTCATGGGCACCGACGGAGCGTGGCGGTGGCGAAAAGGGGTCGAAGACTTGTACCACTATCGCTTTTGGGGGCAGGTTGTGCGGTGGATGGCCTACCAACGAAACATGTCGCAGGGCGAATCGATGCGGCTGTTTTATTCGCCCGACCGTCCCGAAGCCGGCAACGTACTGACGTTAAACGCCAACGTCATGACTTCAGCAGGAGAACCACTGCGTGAAGGAACTGTCGTTGTGCAAGCCGTGGCGCCGTCTGGTCAGACGGATTCCATTCGACTTGCCCCGGCCAGCGACGATTCGTGGGGACTGTTCACGGGCACGTTTGTCCCGAAAGAAGGAGGCACGTATCAGTTCATCACGACGTGCTCAGAAACCAGCTCAGAGCTGGAAACGGCGATTTCGGTGAAGGGCCTGGAGAAAGAACAGATCGGTCAGCCCGCTCGCATCGACGTGCTAAAGGAAGTGGCCGAAGTGACTCGCGGCGAACTGACCAGCATCGACAAAATGCAGGAACTGGTCGAACAAATTGCAGCGTTGCCCGAGCCGGAACCCATCATCCGTCGCTTCCGGATTTGGAGTCACCCGCTGTGGGGCGCAGCGATCATCCTGCTGCTGGGCATCTTCTGGACCGGACGAAAATTCGCGGGACTGGCGTAG
- the def gene encoding peptide deformylase, producing MSTLQIVYHPHPALRWKSKDVTRIDAQLKDWVGQMFDLMYEANGIGLAANQVALPYRLFVINPTGDPNEKEMEQVFINPQIVKRNGSEEGEEGCLSLPEIYGPVTRAERITVEAFDLSGRDFAMDLNGMPARVVQHENDHLDGVMFTDRVSDEALKALMPLVDDLAVQLRRQQSEGTLASDKELKKQLQQLQDERTGG from the coding sequence ATGTCAACACTGCAAATTGTTTATCACCCTCACCCGGCCCTCCGTTGGAAATCGAAAGACGTCACCCGGATTGATGCTCAGTTAAAAGACTGGGTTGGGCAGATGTTTGACCTCATGTACGAAGCCAACGGTATTGGACTCGCAGCCAACCAGGTCGCTCTGCCCTATCGTCTGTTCGTCATCAACCCAACGGGAGATCCGAACGAAAAAGAAATGGAGCAGGTGTTCATCAATCCACAAATCGTGAAACGCAACGGCAGCGAAGAGGGTGAAGAAGGCTGCTTAAGCCTGCCTGAAATTTACGGACCCGTTACGCGAGCCGAACGCATTACGGTAGAAGCGTTCGACCTCTCCGGACGTGATTTTGCCATGGATTTGAATGGCATGCCCGCTCGCGTTGTCCAGCACGAAAACGATCATCTGGACGGCGTGATGTTCACCGATCGTGTTAGCGACGAAGCGCTAAAGGCGCTGATGCCGTTGGTCGACGATCTGGCAGTGCAGTTGCGACGGCAGCAATCCGAAGGCACTCTGGCGTCTGATAAGGAACTAAAAAAACAACTCCAGCAGCTTCAGGACGAACGGACCGGGGGGTGA